In a genomic window of Corynebacterium lizhenjunii:
- the recX gene encoding recombination regulator RecX — protein sequence MAWEEKGSAVAEPAPDKIAQLRRALEEFEAGEGRGALFDPTAEEAKAPVRARALRLLDQRARSRHELRQRLIDAECDPELVDEVLEDLARVGLMDDAFFAHEWVRQRHHMRGKSAAALDRELQEKGVSAADRAAALEQVTEDSEESIMWSLARKKARSIKEPPADRAERDKALRRIVGVLQRRGFPLGASLRISKEALDERLAELGEDYSAGLRISL from the coding sequence GTGGCTTGGGAAGAGAAGGGAAGTGCTGTGGCGGAACCGGCCCCAGATAAGATTGCCCAATTACGTCGTGCGCTGGAGGAGTTTGAGGCCGGTGAGGGCCGCGGCGCACTGTTTGATCCCACCGCCGAAGAAGCCAAGGCGCCGGTGCGGGCACGAGCGCTGCGCTTACTCGACCAGCGGGCACGGTCGCGCCATGAGCTTCGCCAGAGACTCATAGACGCGGAGTGTGACCCTGAATTGGTGGATGAGGTCCTAGAAGACCTCGCCCGAGTGGGGCTGATGGACGACGCCTTCTTCGCACACGAGTGGGTGCGCCAGCGCCATCACATGCGCGGAAAGTCCGCCGCCGCACTTGACCGTGAGTTGCAAGAAAAGGGCGTCTCAGCTGCGGATCGCGCCGCCGCACTGGAGCAGGTGACTGAGGACTCTGAAGAATCAATCATGTGGTCACTGGCGCGTAAGAAGGCCCGCAGTATTAAAGAGCCGCCTGCGGACAGGGCCGAACGGGATAAGGCCCTGCGCAGGATAGTCGGGGTGCTCCAGCGCCGGGGTTTCCCGCTTGGCGCTTCGCTGCGCATTTCCAAGGAGGCCTTGGACGAGCGCCTAGCGGAGTTAGGCGAGGACTACTCGGCGGGGTTGCGGATTTCCTTGTAG
- the gluC gene encoding glutamate ABC transporter permease GluC encodes MSSMWTQLGPQLWPAFWITIQLTFWSALGAMILGTILTAMRVSPVGILRTLSTIYITIVRNTPLTLIILFCSFGLYQNLGLTLASRESSTFLVDNNFRLAIVGFVIYTSAFVAESLRSGINTVDFGQAEAARSLGLSFSQTFSTIIFPQAVRAAIVPLGNTLIALTKNTTIASAIGVAEASLLMKSTIEMHASQLFVIFFIFAVGFIVLTLPMGLGLGKLAENMAVKK; translated from the coding sequence ATGAGCTCCATGTGGACTCAATTAGGCCCCCAGCTGTGGCCAGCATTCTGGATCACCATCCAGCTGACTTTTTGGTCCGCGCTTGGTGCAATGATCCTCGGCACCATCCTTACAGCCATGCGTGTGTCCCCCGTTGGAATTTTGCGCACGCTGTCCACCATCTACATCACCATCGTGCGCAACACGCCACTGACGCTGATCATTTTGTTCTGTTCCTTTGGTCTCTACCAGAACCTGGGCCTCACGTTGGCCAGCCGCGAGTCCTCCACCTTCTTGGTGGACAACAACTTCCGCCTGGCCATTGTGGGCTTTGTCATCTACACCAGCGCTTTTGTAGCCGAGTCGCTGCGCTCGGGCATCAACACAGTGGACTTCGGCCAAGCAGAAGCCGCCCGCTCCCTCGGGTTGAGCTTCAGCCAGACGTTTAGCACGATCATCTTCCCGCAGGCGGTACGCGCGGCCATAGTCCCGCTGGGCAACACACTGATCGCGCTAACCAAGAACACCACAATCGCCTCCGCCATTGGCGTGGCCGAAGCCTCCTTGCTGATGAAGTCGACGATTGAAATGCACGCCTCACAGCTGTTCGTCATCTTCTTCATCTTCGCTGTCGGCTTCATCGTACTGACCTTGCCGATGGGCCTCGGCCTGGGCAAACTTGCTGAGAACATGGCGGTGAAGAAGTAA
- the miaB gene encoding tRNA (N6-isopentenyl adenosine(37)-C2)-methylthiotransferase MiaB: MRTFGCQMNVHDSERISGLLEDAGYVAAREDQEPDLVVFNTCAVRENADKRLYGTLGSLKKIKENHPGMQIAVGGCLAQKDKDTVLDNAPWVDAVFGTHNMAALPTLLERARHNDEAQIEIVDSLEAFPSVLPAKRESAYAGWVSISVGCNNTCTFCIVPSLRGKEEDRRPGDILAEVQALVDQGVTEVTLLGQNVNAYGVNFADPDLPRDKFAFSKLLREVGAIEGLERLRFTSPHPAEFTSDVIDAMAQTPAVCPQLHMPLQSGSDRILKEMRRSYRSKKFLAIVDEVREKLPHAAITTDIIVGFPGETEEDFQATLDVVERARFSAAYTFQYSPRPGTPAAEMELQVPKHVVQERFERLVALQDRIAAEENAKLVGTQVELLVQAGGGRKNGETHRLTGRARDGRLVHFKPADAAGDDLSTAIRPGDVVTATVTDAGSFFLVADSGLSSHRKTKAGDMSALGQTPTTAPIGVGLGLPSMGKPAPSPAAANNACGC, encoded by the coding sequence GTGCGCACCTTTGGCTGTCAGATGAATGTCCACGACTCTGAGCGGATTTCTGGCTTGCTTGAAGACGCCGGATATGTAGCCGCCAGGGAGGATCAAGAGCCGGATCTGGTGGTGTTCAACACTTGTGCAGTGCGCGAAAATGCTGACAAACGCCTCTATGGCACGTTGGGTTCGCTGAAGAAGATCAAGGAGAATCACCCGGGCATGCAAATTGCCGTGGGTGGTTGTCTGGCCCAAAAGGACAAGGACACGGTGCTGGACAACGCGCCGTGGGTAGACGCTGTCTTTGGTACCCACAACATGGCGGCGCTGCCCACGCTGCTGGAGCGTGCTCGTCACAATGACGAAGCCCAGATTGAAATTGTGGATTCCCTGGAGGCCTTCCCTTCGGTATTGCCTGCGAAGCGAGAGTCCGCTTATGCGGGTTGGGTGTCTATCTCCGTGGGGTGCAATAACACCTGCACGTTTTGTATTGTCCCTTCTTTGCGTGGAAAGGAAGAGGATCGCCGCCCGGGCGATATTCTGGCGGAGGTCCAGGCACTTGTGGATCAGGGTGTTACGGAGGTGACTCTGCTGGGGCAAAATGTTAACGCTTATGGCGTAAACTTCGCGGATCCTGACTTGCCGCGCGATAAGTTTGCGTTTTCCAAGCTGCTGCGCGAAGTCGGCGCAATCGAGGGCTTGGAGCGCTTGCGCTTTACTTCCCCACACCCGGCGGAGTTTACCTCTGATGTGATCGACGCCATGGCGCAGACTCCTGCGGTGTGCCCCCAGCTGCATATGCCGCTGCAGTCCGGTTCGGACCGGATTCTCAAAGAAATGCGCCGTTCTTATCGTTCGAAGAAGTTCCTCGCTATTGTCGATGAGGTTCGCGAAAAGCTTCCGCATGCCGCGATTACCACGGATATTATTGTGGGCTTTCCTGGTGAAACCGAAGAGGACTTTCAGGCCACTTTGGATGTGGTCGAGCGGGCGCGGTTTAGTGCTGCTTATACCTTCCAGTACTCTCCTCGCCCGGGTACTCCGGCAGCGGAGATGGAACTGCAGGTGCCCAAGCATGTGGTCCAGGAGCGCTTCGAGCGCCTGGTGGCTTTGCAGGACCGCATTGCTGCGGAAGAAAACGCCAAGCTGGTGGGTACGCAGGTGGAGCTGTTGGTCCAGGCTGGTGGTGGGCGCAAAAATGGGGAGACTCACCGCTTGACCGGCCGGGCCCGCGATGGCCGTTTGGTGCATTTTAAGCCTGCCGATGCCGCCGGTGATGACCTGTCTACCGCCATCCGCCCTGGCGATGTGGTCACCGCTACCGTCACTGATGCTGGCTCTTTCTTCCTGGTTGCCGACAGCGGCTTGAGCTCGCACCGCAAGACCAAAGCGGGGGACATGTCTGCCCTGGGACAAACTCCCACCACCGCTCCTATTGGTGTGGGTCTGGGACTTCCGTCCATGGGTAAACCCGCCCCGTCGCCGGCGGCCGCCAACAATGCTTGTGGGTGCTAG
- a CDS encoding glutamate ABC transporter substrate-binding protein, whose protein sequence is MSTFTRFALPAAVALSATLLTACGDSSDSAAGDGLLAHIEAGQVTLGTKFDQPGLGLREGDGSMSGLDVDIATYVVNHIADANGWEKPEIEWRETPSAQRETLIENGEVDLIAATYSINASRAESVNFGGPYLLTHQALLVQNANNDIRGLEGLDGKILCSVTGSTPAQKVKEALPTVQLQEYDTYSSCVEALSQGNVDALTTDATILNGYAAQNKGKFKVVELEKDGKPFTDEYYGVGVKKDDAAATDAINAALKELHSSGEFDKLVSANLGAGEAIDPGTPGDLSFLNS, encoded by the coding sequence ATGTCTACCTTTACCCGCTTTGCTCTTCCCGCCGCTGTTGCCCTGTCGGCTACCCTGCTCACCGCCTGCGGTGACTCCTCTGATTCTGCTGCCGGCGATGGACTGCTGGCCCACATCGAGGCAGGCCAGGTCACCTTGGGCACCAAGTTTGACCAGCCCGGTCTCGGTCTGCGCGAGGGCGACGGCTCCATGAGCGGCCTGGATGTGGACATCGCCACCTACGTGGTCAACCACATCGCTGATGCCAACGGCTGGGAGAAGCCGGAAATTGAATGGCGCGAGACTCCGTCCGCGCAGCGCGAAACCCTCATCGAAAACGGTGAAGTAGACCTCATCGCCGCCACCTACTCCATCAATGCTTCCCGCGCGGAGTCCGTCAACTTCGGCGGCCCCTACCTGCTCACCCACCAGGCCCTGCTGGTGCAAAACGCCAACAACGACATCAGGGGTTTGGAAGGCCTGGACGGTAAGATTCTGTGCTCGGTCACCGGTTCTACCCCAGCGCAGAAGGTCAAGGAGGCCCTTCCCACCGTGCAGCTGCAGGAATACGACACCTATTCGTCCTGCGTTGAGGCCTTGAGCCAGGGCAATGTCGATGCCCTGACTACCGATGCCACCATCCTCAACGGCTACGCCGCACAAAACAAGGGCAAGTTCAAGGTCGTTGAGCTGGAGAAGGACGGCAAGCCGTTTACTGATGAGTACTACGGCGTAGGCGTAAAGAAGGACGACGCCGCAGCTACCGACGCCATCAATGCTGCCCTGAAGGAGCTGCACTCTTCGGGTGAGTTCGACAAGCTGGTCTCTGCCAACCTTGGCGCCGGCGAGGCAATCGACCCGGGCACCCCGGGTGATCTGTCCTTCCTGAACTCCTAG
- the gluA gene encoding glutamate ABC transporter ATP-binding protein GluA — MIHIAGVQKYFDGYHALRDINLDIARGEVVVVLGPSGSGKSTLCRTINRLETIEEGTIAINGTPLPEEGKELAALRSDVGMVFQQFNLFPHLTIKDNVTLGPKKVRKMPSAEADALALQLLERVGIANQADKYPAQLSGGQQQRVAIARALAMKPKVMLFDEPTSALDPEMVNEVLDVMTDLAQEGMTMVVVTHEMGFARKAADRILFMADGQVVEDTDPESFFDNPQSERAKDFLAKILVH; from the coding sequence ATGATTCACATTGCCGGGGTACAGAAGTACTTTGACGGCTACCACGCCCTGCGCGATATCAACCTTGACATCGCGCGCGGCGAGGTCGTGGTAGTCCTCGGCCCTTCTGGATCCGGTAAATCCACGCTGTGCCGCACCATCAACAGATTAGAAACCATCGAGGAAGGCACCATCGCCATCAACGGCACTCCCCTGCCCGAAGAAGGCAAAGAATTGGCAGCACTGCGCTCCGACGTGGGCATGGTGTTCCAACAGTTCAACCTGTTCCCGCATCTAACGATCAAAGACAACGTCACCCTCGGACCCAAGAAGGTGCGCAAGATGCCCAGCGCCGAAGCCGACGCCTTGGCGCTGCAGTTGCTGGAGCGCGTTGGCATAGCCAACCAAGCCGACAAGTACCCGGCGCAGCTCTCGGGCGGCCAGCAACAGCGCGTGGCTATTGCGCGAGCCCTCGCCATGAAGCCCAAGGTGATGCTCTTCGACGAACCCACCTCCGCGTTGGACCCCGAGATGGTCAATGAAGTCCTCGACGTCATGACCGACCTTGCCCAAGAGGGCATGACCATGGTGGTGGTCACCCATGAGATGGGCTTTGCCCGCAAAGCCGCAGACCGCATCTTGTTCATGGCCGATGGCCAGGTGGTCGAAGACACCGACCCGGAGTCCTTCTTTGACAATCCGCAGTCCGAACGGGCCAAGGACTTCCTGGCTAAAATCCTGGTCCACTAG
- a CDS encoding amino acid ABC transporter permease — protein sequence MSTRATVLYDAPGPKARRNNRIFTALTLVLALAAAAWVLAKLNSRGQLAADLWTPFLNSQTWTTYLLPGLKGTLLSAFASILLALVFGVIFGLGRLSESRIIRGFCGVVVEFFRAIPVLLLMIFAYQFFAVYNLVPSKKLAFSAVVFALTLYNGSVIAEILRSGIKSLPKGQTEAARALGLSHRQTMFTVLLPQAVAAMLPALISQMVIALKDSALGYQIGYVEVVRSGIQSASYNKNYLASLVVVAIIMILINWALTTLAQRIERQLRAGRARRNIVAAVPHHPDQGLETKDQVNADWHAPGYKEIRNPAE from the coding sequence ATGTCTACCCGCGCAACAGTTCTTTACGATGCCCCCGGCCCGAAAGCTCGGCGCAATAACCGCATCTTTACCGCACTCACCCTGGTGCTAGCGTTGGCTGCCGCCGCATGGGTGCTAGCTAAACTCAACTCCCGCGGCCAGCTGGCGGCAGATCTGTGGACTCCATTCCTTAACTCCCAGACGTGGACCACGTACCTGCTCCCGGGTCTCAAAGGCACGCTGCTATCCGCCTTCGCATCAATCCTGTTGGCCCTGGTCTTTGGTGTCATTTTTGGTCTGGGACGTCTCAGTGAGTCCCGGATCATCCGCGGCTTCTGTGGAGTGGTGGTGGAGTTCTTCCGCGCCATCCCTGTGCTCTTGCTGATGATCTTTGCTTACCAGTTTTTTGCCGTCTACAACCTGGTGCCGTCGAAGAAACTAGCGTTTAGCGCCGTTGTTTTTGCACTGACGCTCTACAACGGTTCCGTAATTGCGGAAATTCTCCGCTCTGGTATCAAGTCACTGCCCAAAGGTCAGACGGAGGCAGCGCGCGCATTGGGACTGTCGCACCGGCAGACCATGTTTACAGTGCTTCTACCGCAGGCAGTTGCCGCAATGTTGCCAGCGTTGATTTCGCAGATGGTCATCGCTTTGAAGGACTCCGCTCTGGGCTACCAGATTGGCTACGTGGAAGTGGTTCGCTCCGGTATCCAGTCGGCGTCTTATAACAAGAACTACCTGGCTTCCTTAGTTGTGGTGGCCATCATTATGATCCTCATCAACTGGGCGCTTACCACCTTGGCGCAGCGTATCGAACGCCAACTTCGGGCCGGCCGTGCGCGCCGTAATATCGTCGCAGCAGTTCCCCACCACCCGGACCAGGGCCTTGAGACTAAGGACCAGGTCAATGCGGACTGGCACGCCCCCGGCTACAAGGAAATCCGCAACCCCGCCGAGTAG